In Ilumatobacter fluminis, the following proteins share a genomic window:
- a CDS encoding LysM peptidoglycan-binding domain-containing protein, producing the protein MFASRRFLAASVAFLTASTFAFTDSAAAAGDTYVVRSGDSIYGIAYDQGVSVNQLMSANGLEITSVILPGQRLTIPGGVTPAPSATNSGGSSGGGTTTSSNGTYTIVAGDSLSRIASKHGVTLAALLTANDLQISSLILPGQRLTIPGGGSSSGSTGNSSNNASSGSSGSASAGTATYKVQSGDSLSQIASRHDVRLADLLTVNGLQITSVIHPGRLLKLPAGATVAEPAATPAAVAPSATTTSGSNPTSSATHTVVAGNSLSGIAASYGVTLASLLSVNDMRVDSLILPGQTLQLPAGASAPTAAPTPAPTSTAPVSNAAQSRIDTVVAYALAQVGKEYAFFTKGPDSFDCSGLTLAAYREVGINLTHWSAAQANQGVRVDLDTDGIRAGDLVFQQRNGSLVINHVGIAIDGQRWVHAVGTGKGVRISALPDASTITTVRRYIDG; encoded by the coding sequence ATGTTCGCATCACGACGGTTTCTTGCCGCCAGCGTCGCCTTTCTGACCGCATCCACCTTCGCCTTCACCGACTCGGCCGCTGCGGCCGGCGACACCTACGTCGTCCGGTCGGGCGACTCGATCTACGGCATCGCCTACGACCAGGGCGTCTCGGTCAACCAGCTCATGTCGGCCAACGGGCTCGAGATCACCAGCGTGATCCTGCCCGGCCAGCGCCTCACGATCCCGGGCGGCGTGACCCCGGCCCCGTCAGCGACGAACTCGGGCGGCTCGTCGGGCGGCGGCACGACCACGTCGTCGAACGGCACGTACACGATCGTCGCCGGCGACTCGCTGTCGCGGATCGCCTCGAAGCACGGCGTCACGCTGGCCGCCCTGCTCACCGCGAACGACCTTCAGATCTCGAGCCTCATCCTGCCGGGCCAGCGCCTCACGATCCCGGGCGGTGGCTCGTCGAGCGGCTCGACCGGCAACTCGTCGAACAACGCCTCGAGCGGCTCGTCGGGTTCGGCCTCGGCGGGCACGGCGACGTACAAGGTCCAGTCGGGCGATTCGCTCTCGCAGATCGCGTCGCGTCACGACGTGCGCCTCGCCGACCTGTTGACGGTCAACGGTCTCCAGATCACGAGCGTGATCCACCCCGGCCGCCTCCTCAAGCTGCCGGCCGGAGCGACGGTCGCCGAACCCGCCGCCACGCCGGCTGCGGTCGCCCCGAGCGCCACGACGACGTCAGGGTCGAACCCGACGTCGTCGGCCACTCACACGGTCGTCGCCGGCAACTCGCTGTCGGGCATCGCCGCCTCGTACGGCGTGACGCTGGCGAGTCTGCTGTCGGTCAACGACATGCGCGTCGACTCGTTGATCCTGCCCGGCCAGACCCTGCAGCTGCCCGCCGGTGCCTCGGCGCCCACGGCGGCGCCGACCCCTGCGCCGACCTCGACGGCGCCGGTCTCGAACGCCGCCCAGTCACGGATCGACACGGTCGTCGCGTACGCCCTGGCGCAGGTCGGCAAGGAGTACGCCTTCTTCACGAAGGGCCCCGACTCGTTCGACTGCTCCGGGCTGACCTTGGCGGCGTACCGCGAGGTCGGCATCAACCTGACGCACTGGAGCGCCGCTCAGGCCAACCAGGGCGTGCGGGTCGATCTCGACACCGACGGCATCCGTGCCGGCGACCTCGTGTTCCAGCAGCGCAACGGCTCACTGGTGATCAACCACGTCGGTATCGCGATCGACGGTCAGCGGTGGGTCCACGCCGTGGGGACGGGCAAGGGTGTCCGGATCAGCGCACTGCCCGACGCCAGCACGATCACGACCGTGCGTCGCTACATCGACGGCTGA
- a CDS encoding acyl-CoA dehydrogenase family protein, translating to MQPTYSADAEAYRQKVQAFLAEKLPSNWGGMGTLEGDALTEFVTEWRGTLYEANYLAPGWPAEYGGAGLTALEQVILAEEFAKAGVPTGGPNDGFGIQMLGNTLLMMGSEEQKQYYLPRILSGEDTWCQGYSEPNAGSDLGNVGLRAVLDGDQWVLNGQKIWTSAGHLADHIFTVARTDPDAPKHKGISFLLVDMRQPGIEVRPIRMISGESEFNEVFYTDAVTPKDHVVGGVNDGWRVAMALLGYERGEAAATQPIRFQAEVDRLFILAKERGVADDPVIRQKLAWAYSQVQIMRYNGMRVLTQFLQGHHPGPDAAIGKLFWSEYHRIVTELAVDIYGAEAMVVDGREPSSAFGADDAGAANSTGSWVNTFLNARAGTIYAGSSEIQRNIIGEMVLGLPKEPRPK from the coding sequence ATGCAGCCGACCTATTCCGCAGACGCCGAGGCCTACCGCCAGAAAGTGCAGGCCTTCCTCGCCGAGAAGCTGCCGTCCAACTGGGGCGGCATGGGCACCCTCGAGGGCGATGCGCTCACCGAGTTCGTCACCGAGTGGCGCGGCACCCTCTACGAGGCCAACTACCTCGCCCCGGGCTGGCCGGCCGAGTACGGCGGCGCCGGGCTCACGGCGCTCGAGCAGGTGATCCTCGCCGAGGAGTTCGCCAAAGCCGGCGTGCCGACCGGCGGACCGAACGATGGGTTCGGCATCCAGATGCTCGGCAACACGCTGCTCATGATGGGCAGCGAGGAGCAGAAGCAGTACTACTTGCCGCGCATCCTCTCCGGTGAGGACACCTGGTGCCAGGGCTACTCCGAGCCCAACGCCGGTTCCGACCTCGGCAACGTCGGTCTGCGTGCCGTCCTCGACGGCGACCAGTGGGTGCTCAACGGCCAGAAGATCTGGACGTCGGCCGGCCACCTCGCCGATCACATCTTCACCGTCGCCCGCACCGACCCCGACGCGCCGAAGCACAAGGGCATCTCGTTCCTCCTGGTCGACATGCGTCAGCCGGGCATCGAGGTGCGCCCGATCAGGATGATCTCGGGCGAGTCCGAGTTCAACGAGGTCTTCTACACCGACGCCGTCACGCCGAAGGACCACGTCGTCGGCGGGGTCAACGACGGATGGCGCGTCGCCATGGCGCTGCTCGGGTACGAGCGCGGCGAGGCCGCGGCCACCCAGCCGATCCGGTTCCAGGCCGAAGTTGATCGACTGTTCATCCTCGCCAAGGAACGCGGCGTCGCCGACGACCCCGTGATCCGCCAGAAGCTCGCGTGGGCCTACTCGCAGGTCCAGATCATGCGCTACAACGGCATGCGCGTCCTCACCCAGTTCCTCCAGGGCCATCACCCCGGCCCCGACGCCGCGATCGGCAAGCTGTTCTGGAGCGAGTACCACCGCATCGTCACCGAGCTCGCCGTCGACATCTACGGCGCCGAGGCGATGGTCGTCGACGGGCGGGAGCCCTCGTCGGCGTTCGGTGCCGACGACGCGGGCGCAGCGAACTCGACCGGATCGTGGGTGAACACGTTCCTCAACGCCCGCGCCGGCACGATCTACGCCGGGTCGTCCGAGATCCAGCGCAACATCATCGGCGAGATGGTGCTCGGCCTGCCCAAGGAGCCTCGTCCGAAGTGA
- a CDS encoding ROK family protein, which yields MTEPADATDAGFLAIDLGPSRLTCGVVDERGDVVLRDRIATPSRNVWPALTQLVKRVLAAKPSDVTPIAVGLTCPGPIDHGTGSMKPVGMPTWHDFPLRRELSAITDLPVYIDTAGRGLARAELWRGEFAGVPFADQNFATLSVGDEVDGALVSGGRVLEGLTDNLGQFGHLVVEPDGAECVCGAAGCLAAYASVRAIEASTGRELRRTPPARIDNVGTMLARACASLAAMLDVSEIVIGGVVPEVLGPPMFDALAKEFEVRSCLPHLESVRVRGVSSRQVGPLIAAAAVALAQHSVDAVAPD from the coding sequence GTGACCGAACCCGCCGATGCGACCGACGCCGGATTCCTGGCGATCGACCTCGGTCCGTCGCGTCTCACGTGCGGCGTCGTCGACGAGCGCGGCGACGTCGTCCTCCGAGATCGCATCGCGACACCGTCGCGCAACGTGTGGCCGGCGCTCACCCAACTCGTCAAGCGTGTCCTGGCGGCGAAGCCGTCCGACGTCACCCCGATCGCCGTCGGACTGACGTGCCCGGGGCCGATCGATCACGGCACCGGGTCGATGAAGCCCGTCGGCATGCCGACGTGGCACGACTTCCCGCTGCGCCGCGAACTGTCGGCCATCACCGACCTGCCCGTGTACATCGACACCGCCGGACGCGGTCTCGCCCGGGCCGAGCTCTGGCGAGGTGAGTTCGCCGGGGTCCCGTTCGCCGACCAGAACTTCGCGACCCTGTCGGTCGGCGACGAGGTCGACGGCGCACTCGTGAGCGGCGGTCGCGTCCTCGAGGGCCTCACCGACAACCTCGGACAGTTCGGCCATCTGGTCGTCGAACCCGACGGCGCCGAATGCGTCTGCGGTGCGGCCGGCTGCCTCGCCGCCTACGCGAGCGTCCGTGCGATCGAGGCGTCCACCGGACGCGAGTTACGGCGCACGCCGCCGGCCCGGATCGACAACGTCGGCACGATGCTCGCCCGCGCCTGCGCGTCGCTCGCCGCCATGCTCGACGTGTCGGAGATCGTCATCGGCGGCGTCGTCCCCGAGGTGCTCGGTCCGCCGATGTTCGACGCCCTCGCCAAGGAGTTCGAGGTGCGCAGCTGCTTGCCGCACCTCGAATCGGTGCGGGTGCGCGGGGTGAGCTCGCGGCAGGTCGGTCCGCTCATCGCCGCGGCCGCGGTCGCACTGGCGCAGCACAGCGTCGACGCGGTCGCTCCGGACTGA
- a CDS encoding lipoate--protein ligase family protein, which translates to MVMVDERRDTAEVLHGTDPFADGTITEPVVRVCEPTRPAIVLGSRQTDELLDLARVADAGLEVVRRRSGGGAVLLRPEAIVWIDLVVPHGTAPDDVRGSMIWAGERWREALVARGAERHRLDVHDGGMECTPWSGLVCFAGLGPGEITVEGRKLVGLSQRRTRHGVRIQGQVHRRSILGEMPALFSVDTPSVPIAEVATLADANLADTALADVTAHELAVSLAESIAGPAGARTTPV; encoded by the coding sequence ATGGTGATGGTCGACGAGCGCCGTGACACCGCCGAGGTGTTGCACGGCACCGACCCGTTCGCGGACGGAACGATCACCGAGCCCGTCGTCCGGGTCTGCGAACCGACCCGCCCGGCGATCGTGCTCGGATCCCGCCAGACCGACGAGCTGCTCGATCTCGCCCGGGTCGCCGACGCCGGTCTCGAGGTCGTGCGGCGCCGGTCGGGTGGGGGAGCGGTGTTGCTGCGTCCCGAGGCGATCGTCTGGATCGATCTGGTCGTGCCGCACGGGACGGCACCCGACGACGTCCGTGGATCGATGATCTGGGCCGGCGAGCGCTGGCGTGAGGCACTCGTCGCTCGCGGCGCCGAGCGGCACCGGCTCGACGTGCACGACGGCGGCATGGAGTGCACCCCGTGGTCGGGCCTGGTGTGCTTCGCCGGTCTCGGGCCCGGCGAGATCACCGTCGAGGGGCGCAAGCTCGTCGGGCTCAGCCAGCGGCGCACCCGCCACGGGGTGCGCATCCAGGGGCAGGTGCACCGACGGTCGATCCTCGGTGAGATGCCGGCTCTGTTCTCCGTCGATACGCCGAGCGTCCCGATCGCCGAGGTGGCCACCCTCGCCGACGCAAACCTCGCCGACACAGCCCTCGCCGACGTCACGGCGCACGAGCTGGCGGTGTCGCTGGCCGAATCGATCGCCGGGCCGGCCGGGGCCCGAACGACACCCGTGTAA
- a CDS encoding division/cell wall cluster transcriptional repressor MraZ: MFVGEFDRSVDGAGRVALPAEFRERLGSSCYLTAHPKGYVSVSTVADFDRKAAEMLDKYSRGEVTEAAVRKMGRDSNLVSIDKQGRITIDEVNRGRAGIETGGQAKLVGALDRLEIWRPSRYDTITDEDDVTEPNRVWNDT, from the coding sequence GTGTTCGTCGGTGAATTCGACCGCAGCGTCGACGGCGCTGGTCGCGTCGCGCTCCCGGCCGAGTTCCGTGAGCGGCTCGGCTCGAGCTGCTACCTCACCGCCCACCCCAAGGGCTACGTGTCCGTGAGCACCGTTGCCGACTTCGACCGCAAGGCCGCCGAGATGCTCGACAAGTACAGCCGTGGCGAGGTGACCGAGGCCGCCGTCCGAAAGATGGGGCGCGACTCCAACCTCGTCTCGATCGACAAGCAGGGTCGCATCACCATCGACGAGGTCAACCGCGGCCGCGCCGGCATCGAGACCGGCGGACAGGCGAAGCTGGTCGGTGCCCTCGACCGGCTCGAGATCTGGCGACCCAGCCGATACGACACGATCACCGACGAAGACGACGTCACCGAACCCAACCGAGTCTGGAACGACACGTGA